From one Streptomyces sp. SCSIO 30461 genomic stretch:
- a CDS encoding HAD family hydrolase, translated as MPRPPIELVIFDCDGVLVDSERICVAVDAAITADLGCPFTEAEILELFVGSSTEVYTAEIEKRLGRRLEDGWLQAYDHLYEEALEAGLTPVDGITDALDRLSTLGLPYCVASNGDHGGIRRSLRRTALSERFGVDRVFSARDVARGKPEPDLFLHAARSMGVEPARCAVVEDSAYGVRAARAAGMRSFGYCGGLTPEARLAGPGTVVFDDMRTLPALLTASGD; from the coding sequence ATGCCCCGACCTCCCATCGAACTGGTGATCTTCGACTGCGATGGTGTGCTCGTCGACAGCGAGCGGATATGCGTCGCGGTGGACGCCGCCATCACCGCCGATCTCGGGTGCCCCTTCACCGAGGCCGAGATCCTCGAACTCTTCGTCGGATCCTCCACCGAGGTGTACACGGCCGAGATCGAGAAGCGGCTGGGGCGCCGCCTGGAGGACGGTTGGCTCCAGGCCTACGACCACCTCTACGAGGAGGCACTGGAGGCCGGACTGACCCCGGTCGACGGGATCACGGACGCGTTGGACCGCCTCTCGACGCTCGGCCTGCCCTACTGCGTGGCATCGAACGGCGACCACGGCGGCATCCGGCGCAGCCTCCGGCGGACCGCGCTGAGCGAGCGGTTCGGGGTGGATCGTGTGTTCAGCGCCCGGGACGTGGCGCGGGGAAAACCGGAGCCCGATCTGTTCCTGCACGCGGCGCGTTCGATGGGGGTCGAGCCTGCACGGTGCGCGGTGGTCGAGGACAGCGCCTATGGGGTGCGGGCGGCCCGTGCCGCCGGGATGCGTTCCTTCGGGTACTGCGGTGGGCTCACCCCCGAAGCGCGGCTGGCGGGGCCTGGCACCGTGGTGTTCGATGACATGCGGACGCTCCCAGCGCTGTTGACGGCCTCCGGCGACTGA
- a CDS encoding Cof-type HAD-IIB family hydrolase, which produces MTHHHPRLIATDLDGTLLRRGGTVSPRTVRALRTAVEAGAEVVIVTARPPRYIDAVAAATGVVGTAVCSNGAQLYDITPRSVISSRTLALTTARRLAAVLAESAPGLGFAVETGHQIRYEPAYQLRHGEHLSAESPVASLADLWLLDVPIVKLLAHSTRFAAEELVAMAEQAAGGEAQFTHSGGRGLLEVSAPGVTKADAIAALCAERGISPSEVVAFGDMPNDLSFLSWAGLGYAMGNAHPDVLAAVPRRTSSNEEDGVAAVLERLFH; this is translated from the coding sequence ATGACGCACCACCATCCCCGACTGATCGCCACCGACCTTGACGGCACCCTTCTGCGCCGCGGCGGAACCGTCTCCCCGCGCACCGTGCGCGCCCTGCGCACCGCAGTCGAAGCAGGAGCCGAGGTGGTCATCGTCACCGCCCGCCCGCCCCGCTACATCGACGCGGTGGCCGCCGCGACCGGAGTGGTGGGGACGGCGGTGTGCAGCAACGGTGCGCAGTTGTACGACATCACTCCGCGCAGCGTCATCAGTTCCCGCACTCTGGCCCTGACCACAGCCCGTCGCCTCGCCGCCGTGCTGGCCGAGTCCGCCCCCGGTCTCGGCTTCGCCGTGGAGACCGGCCACCAGATCCGCTACGAACCGGCCTACCAGCTCCGCCACGGCGAGCACCTCAGTGCCGAGTCCCCGGTCGCCTCGCTGGCGGACCTGTGGCTGCTGGACGTACCGATCGTCAAGCTCCTCGCCCACTCCACGCGGTTCGCGGCGGAGGAGCTGGTCGCGATGGCCGAGCAAGCGGCGGGCGGCGAAGCGCAGTTCACACACTCGGGCGGGCGCGGACTGCTGGAGGTCAGCGCCCCCGGCGTCACCAAGGCCGACGCCATCGCCGCCCTGTGCGCCGAGCGCGGCATCAGCCCGTCCGAGGTCGTGGCCTTCGGGGACATGCCCAACGACCTCTCGTTCCTGAGCTGGGCCGGGCTGGGGTACGCCATGGGCAACGCCCACCCGGACGTACTCGCCGCCGTGCCCCGGCGCACGTCCAGCAATGAGGAGGACGGCGTGGCGGCGGTCCTGGAGCGGCTCTTCCACTGA